In Staphylococcus lloydii, the following proteins share a genomic window:
- the ribE gene encoding 6,7-dimethyl-8-ribityllumazine synthase, producing the protein MNFEGKLIGTDLKVAIVVSRFNDFITNRLLDGAKDTLVRHEVPEGNIDVAYVPGAFEIPLVAKKLAQKGEYDAVITLGCVIKGSTSHYDYVCNEVSKGVSKANDVADIPVIFGILTTDNIEQAVERAGTKAGNKGSEAAVSAIEMANLLKTINA; encoded by the coding sequence ATGAATTTTGAAGGTAAATTAATAGGAACAGATTTGAAAGTTGCGATTGTAGTAAGTCGTTTTAACGATTTTATTACGAATAGATTATTAGATGGTGCTAAAGACACGTTAGTTAGACACGAAGTACCAGAGGGTAATATAGACGTTGCATATGTGCCAGGTGCATTTGAAATTCCATTAGTTGCTAAAAAGTTAGCACAAAAAGGTGAATATGATGCAGTCATTACTTTAGGCTGTGTTATCAAAGGATCTACATCTCATTACGACTATGTTTGTAATGAAGTATCAAAAGGTGTATCGAAAGCAAATGACGTAGCGGATATTCCAGTTATTTTCGGTATTTTAACAACTGACAATATCGAACAAGCTGTTGAAAGAGCAGGAACTAAAGCAGGTAACAAAGGTTCTGAAGCGGCAGTAAGTGCAATTGAAATGGCAAACTTATTAAAAACGATTAATGCATAA
- a CDS encoding proline dehydrogenase family protein — protein MPIVKDFFIALSNSQFLNATAKKLGPMFGAKKVVAGNTIPMLLETIRRLNDKGIVVTVDNLGEYVANEGEAIQAKDRILEVMYAIYDHNLDAHMSIKISQLGAEFDLDLAYKNLREILLKANEFNNMHINIDTEKYESLFGVIQTVDRLKGEFKNVGTVIQAYLFRAEALIDKYPDLRLRLVKGAYKENEFIAYQTKEEIDKNYIDIIEKRLLNCNHVTSIATHDDAIINHVKQFVKDNHIEKEQYEFQMLYGFRSELAEEIAKEGYNFCIYVPFGDDWFSYFMRRLAERPQNLVLAYKEFTSPQMLKKLGLILGGTLAVVSSIVALFKFSKK, from the coding sequence ATGCCAATCGTGAAAGATTTCTTTATTGCTTTATCTAATAGTCAATTTTTAAACGCTACTGCGAAAAAATTAGGACCCATGTTTGGTGCAAAAAAAGTAGTAGCTGGCAACACAATTCCAATGTTATTGGAAACGATACGACGACTCAACGACAAGGGAATCGTTGTTACAGTAGATAATTTAGGTGAATATGTTGCTAATGAAGGTGAAGCAATTCAAGCTAAAGATCGAATTTTAGAAGTTATGTATGCTATTTATGACCATAATTTAGATGCACATATGTCTATTAAAATTAGTCAATTAGGTGCAGAGTTCGATTTAGACCTCGCTTATAAAAATTTAAGAGAAATATTATTAAAAGCAAATGAATTTAATAATATGCATATAAACATAGATACCGAAAAATATGAATCATTATTTGGAGTAATCCAAACCGTTGACCGTTTAAAAGGTGAATTTAAAAATGTAGGAACAGTAATTCAAGCCTATTTATTTAGGGCTGAAGCTTTAATAGATAAATATCCTGATTTACGTTTACGTTTAGTCAAAGGCGCTTATAAAGAAAATGAATTTATTGCCTACCAAACCAAAGAAGAAATAGACAAAAATTACATAGATATAATCGAAAAGCGATTATTAAATTGTAACCATGTAACTTCTATCGCAACACATGATGACGCTATTATAAATCACGTTAAACAATTCGTTAAAGACAATCATATCGAAAAAGAACAATATGAATTCCAAATGTTATATGGTTTTAGATCAGAACTAGCGGAAGAAATTGCCAAAGAAGGTTATAACTTCTGTATATATGTACCTTTTGGTGATGATTGGTTTAGCTATTTCATGCGTAGATTAGCAGAAAGACCTCAAAACTTAGTCTTAGCTTATAAAGAATTTACTAGTCCTCAAATGCTTAAAAAATTAGGACTAATTTTAGGTGGTACATTGGCAGTAGTTAGCAGTATTGTAGCATTATTTAAATTTAGCAAAAAATAA
- a CDS encoding alpha/beta fold hydrolase, producing MWKWETENEAKGVIVIVHNMLEHTGRYAYLITMLRRNGYHVIMGDLPGQGQTSRSNKGQIKNFDVYHENVLEWIKIANEYKIPTYVIGVGLGGLIMLNLLERVEVPIEGLALISPILEFKKSGKSRKDKIVANVSNIAKDTRFKVGIDANDLTRNAEVIEETLEDQLMLTKVTYHWYKQVCEVMKETVTHLTDIDKIPLLLMYGTEDKVADTKLMEEIKAKVKSDELYFKAWEGLYHEVHNEPERDEVMRYILSFLNNSSSAMGFIIDDENNVNN from the coding sequence ATGTGGAAGTGGGAAACTGAAAACGAAGCCAAAGGTGTAATTGTAATCGTACATAACATGTTAGAACATACTGGTAGATATGCCTATTTAATAACTATGCTTCGTCGTAATGGATATCACGTAATTATGGGTGATTTACCAGGCCAAGGCCAAACTTCACGTTCCAATAAAGGTCAAATTAAAAACTTTGATGTATATCATGAAAATGTCTTGGAATGGATAAAGATTGCAAACGAATATAAAATTCCAACGTATGTTATTGGTGTCGGTTTAGGTGGGTTAATTATGCTAAATCTACTCGAACGTGTGGAAGTTCCAATAGAAGGCTTAGCATTAATTTCTCCGATATTAGAATTCAAAAAAAGTGGAAAATCACGTAAAGATAAAATAGTCGCTAACGTTAGTAATATTGCAAAAGATACACGTTTTAAAGTAGGCATCGATGCCAATGATCTAACGCGTAATGCAGAAGTAATCGAAGAAACTTTAGAAGACCAATTAATGTTAACTAAGGTAACCTATCATTGGTATAAACAAGTCTGTGAAGTAATGAAAGAAACCGTAACACACCTAACAGATATCGATAAAATACCATTATTATTAATGTATGGTACTGAAGATAAAGTTGCTGATACTAAACTTATGGAAGAAATTAAAGCAAAAGTGAAGTCTGATGAACTATACTTTAAAGCATGGGAAGGTTTATATCACGAAGTGCACAACGAACCCGAAAGAGATGAAGTAATGCGTTATATACTGTCATTTTTAAATAATAGTTCTAGTGCAATGGGCTTTATTATAGATGACGAAAATAACGTGAATAACTAG
- a CDS encoding L-lactate dehydrogenase → MEYTKSNKIVLIGDGAVGSSYAYTLVTQGIVDELSIIDVNEERVAGDIQDLAHASALCAKKTNLKVGTYEDCADADIVVITAGVNQKPHETRLDLVTKNTEIYKDIISNIMAHNFSGIFIIATNPVDIMTYVTKKLSGFPKEKVMGSGTVLDSARFRHELALLTGIAPTNIDAQIIGEHGDSELAVWSNVQIAGQSLDKYRTHYPLTENELNQAYINTKEAAYHIIKAKGATCYGIAMALTEITVAILSNQNKVLTVSSYLENNDVYIGVPTLINRNGAMQIYEVVLNSMEEQQFKDSILILKDTLKKLSNYFIA, encoded by the coding sequence ATGGAATATACAAAAAGTAACAAAATAGTTTTAATAGGTGACGGAGCGGTAGGTTCCAGTTATGCTTATACATTAGTAACTCAAGGGATTGTAGACGAATTATCAATTATAGATGTAAATGAAGAAAGAGTTGCGGGTGATATTCAAGATTTAGCGCATGCCTCTGCATTATGTGCTAAAAAGACCAATTTAAAAGTTGGCACTTATGAAGATTGTGCTGATGCTGACATCGTAGTGATTACAGCTGGCGTTAATCAAAAACCTCATGAAACGAGATTAGATTTGGTGACAAAAAATACCGAAATATATAAAGATATTATCTCTAATATTATGGCACATAATTTTTCAGGTATATTTATCATAGCAACTAATCCTGTAGATATTATGACTTATGTGACAAAGAAACTTTCTGGTTTTCCTAAAGAAAAAGTGATGGGTTCAGGCACGGTGCTTGATAGTGCACGTTTTAGACATGAATTAGCGCTATTAACTGGTATTGCTCCTACTAATATAGATGCACAAATTATTGGTGAACATGGTGATTCTGAATTGGCTGTATGGTCCAACGTACAAATTGCTGGACAATCTTTAGATAAATATAGAACACATTATCCACTAACTGAAAATGAATTAAACCAAGCATATATTAATACTAAAGAAGCTGCATATCATATTATTAAAGCAAAAGGCGCGACATGTTATGGTATTGCCATGGCCTTAACAGAAATCACAGTTGCCATTTTAAGTAATCAAAATAAAGTTTTGACAGTTTCAAGCTATTTAGAAAATAATGATGTATATATCGGGGTGCCAACGTTAATAAATAGAAATGGCGCAATGCAAATATATGAAGTTGTGTTGAATAGTATGGAAGAACAACAATTTAAAGATTCCATATTAATTTTAAAAGATACTCTTAAAAAATTAAGTAATTACTTTATTGCATAA
- a CDS encoding transcriptional regulator, SarA/Rot family, which translates to MGKAIDNKVANVLNLNQILEEIEAIFKSIKKEYKMSKEEILILLTLWKEGSMTLKQMDEFVHIKSYKRTRTYNDLVEKKWIIKERPQNDERTVIIHFNDKLEDEREHLLNFIIGEINSRKASFQESLTAILNL; encoded by the coding sequence ATGGGGAAGGCGATAGATAATAAGGTTGCAAATGTCTTGAATTTGAACCAAATTTTAGAGGAAATTGAAGCTATTTTCAAAAGCATTAAGAAAGAATATAAAATGTCTAAAGAAGAGATTTTAATCTTACTTACGCTCTGGAAAGAAGGTTCAATGACTTTAAAGCAAATGGATGAATTTGTACACATCAAATCATATAAACGTACACGTACGTATAATGATTTAGTTGAGAAGAAGTGGATTATAAAAGAGAGACCTCAAAACGATGAACGTACAGTTATTATTCATTTTAACGACAAGTTAGAAGATGAAAGGGAACATCTTTTAAACTTTATCATTGGTGAAATTAATTCGAGAAAAGCAAGTTTTCAGGAAAGTTTAACTGCCATTTTAAACTTATAG
- a CDS encoding class I SAM-dependent methyltransferase has protein sequence MKLTRILPYAKTLLSEHITDQSIVIDATCGNGHDTLFLAQQVPNGKVYAFDIQQQAIENTSAKIKDFDNVTLIHDSHDNAQAYIPNSYHGYVDAAIFNLGYLPKGDKQIVTQPASTISAIERIFKLLATEGIIILVIYPGHDEGKIERDQVLNFLTSMDQQVAHVLQYQFINQQNDPPFICAIEKR, from the coding sequence ATGAAACTAACAAGAATCTTACCTTATGCTAAAACTTTATTATCAGAACATATAACCGATCAAAGTATTGTTATAGATGCTACTTGCGGTAATGGACATGACACTTTATTTTTAGCGCAACAAGTACCAAACGGTAAAGTATATGCGTTTGACATACAACAACAAGCCATTGAGAATACTTCTGCTAAAATCAAAGACTTTGACAATGTTACACTTATACATGACAGTCATGATAATGCCCAAGCGTATATTCCTAATTCTTACCATGGGTATGTAGATGCAGCAATCTTTAATCTAGGCTACCTCCCTAAAGGCGACAAACAAATTGTTACTCAACCGGCAAGTACAATTTCCGCCATAGAGCGTATTTTTAAGTTATTAGCAACGGAAGGCATAATTATTTTAGTTATTTATCCCGGACATGATGAGGGGAAAATTGAACGTGACCAAGTGCTTAATTTCTTAACTTCAATGGATCAACAAGTTGCGCATGTACTGCAATACCAATTTATTAACCAACAAAATGACCCGCCTTTTATTTGTGCAATAGAAAAACGTTAA
- a CDS encoding TIGR01212 family radical SAM protein (This family includes YhcC from E. coli K-12, an uncharacterized radical SAM protein.) produces MGNFFPYAFEDKRYHTWNYHLKNKFGQKIFKVAIDGGFDCPNRDGTVAHGGCTFCSAAGSGDFAGNRADPIEVQFRQIKDRMHEKWSDGQYIAYFQAFTNTHAPVEVLREKYEAALKEEGVVGLSIATRPDCLPDDVVEYLAELNERTYLWVELGLQTVHQKTSDLINRAHDMQTYYEGIAKLRKYNINICTHIINGLPGEDYDMMMETAREVAQMDVQGIKIHLLHLLKGTPMVKQYDKGMLEFMSQEEYTNLVCDQLELIPPEMIVHRITGDGPIDLMVGPMWSVNKWEVLNEIDNELARRNSYQGKHFESVHHV; encoded by the coding sequence ATGGGTAATTTTTTCCCTTACGCATTCGAAGATAAAAGATATCATACATGGAATTACCACTTAAAAAATAAATTTGGACAAAAAATATTTAAAGTCGCTATAGATGGTGGTTTTGATTGCCCAAATAGAGACGGTACTGTTGCTCACGGTGGCTGTACATTTTGTTCTGCAGCAGGTAGTGGCGACTTTGCTGGTAATCGTGCTGATCCAATCGAAGTGCAATTTAGACAAATTAAAGACAGAATGCATGAAAAATGGAGTGACGGACAATATATTGCATATTTCCAAGCTTTTACAAATACACATGCCCCAGTCGAAGTTTTACGTGAAAAATATGAAGCTGCATTGAAAGAAGAAGGCGTCGTAGGATTATCTATTGCTACTCGACCAGACTGTTTACCTGATGATGTAGTAGAATATTTAGCCGAATTAAATGAACGTACTTATTTATGGGTAGAATTAGGCTTACAGACAGTACACCAAAAAACGTCTGATTTAATTAATCGTGCTCATGACATGCAGACGTATTATGAAGGTATCGCTAAATTAAGAAAATATAATATAAATATTTGTACACATATTATTAATGGATTACCTGGCGAAGACTATGACATGATGATGGAAACTGCTAGAGAAGTAGCTCAAATGGATGTACAAGGTATTAAAATACATTTACTACACCTATTAAAAGGTACACCAATGGTTAAACAATACGACAAAGGTATGCTTGAGTTTATGTCTCAAGAAGAATATACAAATCTAGTATGTGATCAATTAGAATTAATACCACCTGAAATGATTGTACATAGAATCACTGGTGATGGTCCGATTGATTTAATGGTTGGACCTATGTGGAGTGTCAACAAATGGGAAGTATTAAATGAAATTGATAATGAACTTGCACGTCGTAATTCTTATCAAGGTAAACACTTTGAAAGTGTACACCACGTATGA
- a CDS encoding MDR family MFS transporter: MNMPRSVWWLVIGMALNITGSSFLWPLNTIYMNHELHKSLTVAGFVLLINSFGMVIGNLLGGTFFDKYGGYRTIMTGTVICLISTTLLNFFHGWPWYAVWLVCLGFGGGLIIPAIYAMAGAVWPNGGRQTFNAIYLAQNIGVALGAALGGFVAEISFNYIFIANLIMYVLFAFVAVFNFNIELEVKVKPNETFKIFSKQYRPQFISLLLLCSMFIICWIAYIQWESTIASFTQHLNISMRQYSLLWTVNGILILVAQPFIAPIIRLLKGNLVHQMFVGIVIFMLCFFVTSFAEQFSIMMIGMVILSLGEMFVWPAVPTIANKLAPHGKEGSFQGYVNSASTVGKALGPLLGGVIVDTFNISAMFIGMIVLLFIALIFLYVFGKSFYRKDGAS; encoded by the coding sequence ATGAATATGCCTAGATCAGTATGGTGGTTAGTTATTGGTATGGCATTAAATATAACTGGCTCAAGTTTTCTATGGCCATTAAACACAATTTACATGAATCACGAATTACATAAAAGTTTAACAGTAGCAGGTTTTGTGCTACTTATTAATTCGTTTGGTATGGTAATTGGAAATTTATTAGGTGGTACGTTTTTCGATAAATACGGAGGCTATCGAACAATTATGACGGGGACAGTCATCTGTTTGATCAGTACCACATTACTGAATTTCTTTCATGGTTGGCCATGGTATGCGGTTTGGTTAGTTTGTCTAGGCTTTGGTGGTGGCTTAATAATTCCTGCAATTTACGCTATGGCCGGGGCAGTTTGGCCTAATGGTGGTAGACAAACATTTAATGCTATTTATTTAGCTCAAAACATAGGTGTAGCACTTGGTGCTGCATTAGGTGGTTTCGTTGCAGAAATTAGTTTTAATTATATTTTTATTGCAAACTTAATTATGTATGTATTATTCGCATTTGTAGCTGTGTTTAACTTCAATATTGAGCTAGAAGTTAAAGTTAAACCAAATGAAACATTTAAAATATTTTCAAAACAATATAGACCACAGTTTATCTCGTTATTGTTGTTATGTTCGATGTTTATCATTTGTTGGATTGCATATATTCAATGGGAAAGTACAATTGCGTCATTTACACAACACTTAAATATTTCGATGAGACAATACAGTTTATTATGGACAGTAAATGGCATATTAATATTAGTCGCACAACCATTTATTGCCCCAATTATTCGACTGTTAAAAGGAAACTTAGTTCACCAAATGTTCGTCGGCATAGTCATATTTATGTTGTGCTTTTTCGTTACAAGCTTTGCCGAGCAATTTTCAATTATGATGATTGGCATGGTCATCCTTAGTCTAGGCGAAATGTTTGTCTGGCCAGCAGTACCGACAATCGCAAATAAATTGGCGCCACACGGTAAAGAGGGATCCTTCCAAGGCTATGTCAATTCAGCTTCCACGGTAGGGAAAGCATTAGGGCCTTTACTAGGTGGTGTCATCGTTGATACTTTCAATATCAGTGCGATGTTTATTGGCATGATAGTATTGCTATTT